One window of Planctomycetia bacterium genomic DNA carries:
- a CDS encoding sugar ABC transporter substrate-binding protein, whose protein sequence is MKLQESWGRWAVVLLSAAIAWWLFADTYRRYVPAESSRDILRFSYWGSIDDKQMWDEIIARFESAEPQWRIHGEWLPLYGYATKLDQQFVAGGAPDIILFQDEPFPRRAGEQFADLDEFLDNDATAQRLLEDCRPTARASFMHNGSLRGFPIMGGNVLVFCNLDAFDRAARSRGEAIALPANDWTLDDFVELAIKLTVDLDGDGRIDQFGFMQPQWVYYLPFIWSHGAALLDESLTRWTFTGPEAIASLSMFADLRHRWHVTPLPSEYAGQNFDTAFLSGRVAMCINGPWFEQFLMQTGLKLRHSVAPIPRGPGGSATRVTWDALCVYTKSSARKREAAWRFLKTAMSDEAQASIARRLRAVPARKSAAERFVHAGGGPGSPAAMFVDAMSSGRMQPITEHWETMSRPIARHVTSLLFDGPARRTPEQVVDALRTDVDIQRCFGR, encoded by the coding sequence ATGAAGCTGCAAGAGAGCTGGGGACGATGGGCAGTCGTTCTGCTTTCCGCGGCGATCGCATGGTGGCTCTTCGCCGACACATATCGTCGCTATGTTCCCGCGGAGTCCAGCAGGGACATTCTCAGATTCAGCTATTGGGGATCCATCGATGACAAACAAATGTGGGATGAGATCATCGCGCGTTTTGAGTCGGCCGAGCCGCAATGGAGAATTCACGGGGAGTGGCTGCCGCTCTACGGATATGCGACCAAGTTGGATCAGCAATTCGTCGCCGGGGGGGCGCCGGACATTATCCTCTTTCAGGATGAGCCATTCCCTCGGCGCGCGGGCGAGCAGTTTGCCGACCTCGATGAGTTCCTGGACAACGACGCAACCGCGCAGCGCTTGCTGGAGGACTGCCGGCCGACTGCAAGGGCATCATTCATGCACAATGGAAGCCTGCGCGGCTTTCCGATCATGGGCGGAAATGTCCTGGTGTTCTGTAATCTCGACGCCTTCGATCGTGCAGCCCGGTCGCGAGGCGAGGCGATTGCACTGCCCGCGAACGACTGGACACTCGACGACTTCGTTGAGCTGGCGATCAAGCTCACGGTCGATCTCGACGGTGACGGACGGATCGACCAATTCGGATTCATGCAGCCGCAATGGGTTTACTATCTGCCCTTTATCTGGTCGCATGGCGCCGCGCTGCTCGATGAATCGCTGACCCGATGGACCTTCACCGGGCCGGAGGCGATCGCCTCGCTGAGCATGTTCGCCGACCTTCGGCACCGTTGGCACGTGACGCCGCTGCCCTCGGAATACGCTGGGCAAAACTTTGACACTGCATTTCTCTCGGGGCGCGTGGCCATGTGCATCAATGGGCCGTGGTTCGAGCAGTTTCTCATGCAGACAGGATTGAAGCTTCGCCACAGCGTGGCTCCGATTCCGCGGGGACCGGGCGGCTCGGCAACGCGCGTCACCTGGGATGCCCTGTGCGTTTACACGAAAAGTTCCGCGAGAAAAAGGGAAGCTGCATGGCGATTCCTGAAGACCGCGATGAGCGATGAGGCACAGGCTTCAATTGCTCGACGACTGCGGGCCGTTCCGGCGAGGAAGTCCGCGGCCGAGCGATTTGTTCATGCCGGCGGCGGACCGGGAAGCCCGGCAGCCATGTTTGTCGACGCGATGAGCTCCGGCCGAATGCAACCCATCACCGAACATTGGGAGACCATGTCTCGACCGATCGCGCGACACGTGACGTCGCTGCTGTTTGACGGACCGGCACGACGCACGCCTGAGCAGGTCGTTGACGCGCTTCGGACCGATGTGGACATTCAGCGGTGTTTCGGGAGATAA
- a CDS encoding TIM barrel protein has translation MLTICLRASDGEPAAALFERAAAAQFQAVEFPFAGKGSQEERSPDHELHALREAADRAVIRIGALRIDCDGVVSFGDPSEESRRSAAAMIRGAIDAAVVCGASVVVVPPELFRRKDASRLPRDEAYAKLLDAFSQIRFCALHRGVTVACDFCRSPAFTSAGEARNFVDWVNSPFVGVSMTTSEDQGPETATEWIALLGHRVKHVSVETTSKDLSAAFVALGAAQFDGVISVGGADSGALRAELGRIVGLNAAT, from the coding sequence ATGTTAACAATTTGCCTTCGCGCATCCGACGGTGAGCCAGCAGCAGCGTTGTTTGAAAGGGCCGCGGCGGCGCAATTCCAGGCGGTAGAATTCCCTTTCGCAGGCAAGGGTTCGCAGGAAGAGCGCTCCCCTGATCATGAGCTGCACGCTCTACGCGAAGCGGCCGACCGGGCAGTTATTCGGATCGGCGCCCTACGTATCGACTGCGACGGTGTTGTCTCGTTTGGTGATCCATCCGAAGAATCACGCAGGTCGGCAGCGGCGATGATTCGTGGGGCGATTGATGCCGCGGTTGTGTGTGGCGCCTCGGTTGTTGTCGTTCCGCCTGAGTTGTTTCGTCGCAAGGATGCCTCCCGGCTTCCACGAGATGAGGCCTATGCAAAGTTACTGGATGCGTTCTCACAGATCAGGTTTTGCGCGCTTCATCGCGGCGTTACCGTCGCCTGCGACTTCTGCCGATCGCCGGCGTTCACATCGGCGGGCGAAGCGAGGAACTTTGTCGATTGGGTGAATTCGCCATTTGTCGGCGTCTCAATGACGACCTCCGAGGACCAAGGGCCGGAGACCGCGACGGAGTGGATTGCGCTGCTCGGGCACCGCGTGAAGCACGTCTCGGTTGAGACGACGTCAAAAGATTTGAGCGCCGCGTTTGTCGCGCTGGGCGCGGCTCAATTTGACGGTGTCATCTCCGTCGGCGGAGCGGATTCGGGGGCGCTGCGAGCCGAGTTGGGCAGAATAGTCGGTTTGAACGCTGCCACGTGA
- the mdh gene encoding malate dehydrogenase gives MRRAKITVIGAGNVGSTCAHWAAAKELGDIVLLDIVEGMPQGKGLDLRQASPVERFDANIIGTNSYDDTKNSDIVIITSGIARKPGMSRDDLMSTNMKIVRTVSEEAVKQSPNAVYILVSNPLDAMVQTCWKATGLPTKQIVGQAGVLDTARYRTFLSMELGCSVEDIVAVLMGGHGDDMVPLPRYTSVAGIPVTELIPKDRLDAIVKRTRDGGAEIVGLLKTGSAYYAPAAATVQMAEAIIKDKKRILPCAAYCKSEYGVGGYFVGVPCMLGAGGVEKVIEVKLDADERKLFDASVTHVKELVAWVEKNWA, from the coding sequence ATGCGACGCGCGAAGATTACCGTCATCGGAGCCGGAAACGTTGGATCCACCTGCGCCCACTGGGCCGCCGCCAAGGAATTGGGCGACATTGTCCTTCTCGACATCGTTGAAGGGATGCCTCAGGGGAAAGGCCTCGATCTGAGGCAGGCCAGCCCTGTGGAACGGTTCGACGCGAACATCATCGGAACGAACAGCTACGACGATACGAAGAACTCGGACATCGTCATCATTACCAGTGGCATCGCGCGCAAGCCGGGTATGAGCCGCGACGATTTGATGTCCACCAACATGAAGATCGTCCGCACGGTCAGTGAGGAGGCGGTCAAGCAGAGCCCCAACGCCGTTTACATTCTCGTCTCCAATCCGCTCGACGCGATGGTGCAGACCTGCTGGAAGGCGACGGGCCTTCCGACCAAGCAGATTGTCGGGCAGGCGGGCGTGCTGGACACGGCGAGGTATCGCACTTTTCTATCGATGGAGCTCGGGTGCAGCGTCGAGGATATCGTCGCGGTGCTGATGGGCGGCCACGGCGACGACATGGTGCCGCTGCCGCGCTATACCAGCGTCGCGGGCATTCCGGTGACGGAGTTGATCCCCAAGGATCGTCTGGACGCCATCGTCAAGCGCACGCGCGACGGCGGCGCGGAGATTGTCGGCCTCCTCAAGACGGGCAGCGCGTATTACGCCCCCGCCGCGGCGACGGTGCAAATGGCCGAGGCGATCATCAAGGACAAGAAACGCATCCTGCCCTGCGCGGCGTACTGCAAGAGCGAGTACGGCGTCGGCGGCTACTTTGTCGGCGTGCCGTGCATGCTGGGCGCCGGCGGCGTGGAGAAGGTGATTGAGGTCAAGCTGGATGCGGATGAGCGGAAGCTCTTCGACGCCAGCGTGACGCACGTGAAGGAACTGGTCGCGTGGGTGGAGAAGAACTGGGCGTAA
- the lon gene encoding endopeptidase La yields MSVDNDELDRLLSDPESQSDAINVAIGAVADGTADLPGADRPIEIPELLPVLPIRDMVVFPGTIVPLTVGRDKSRKLIDAVITGSKILGVVTQRDATKEDPGIGDVYRVGTVVTILKLINVPEGQQSIIVHGLLRFGIEEFTQTDPYLIARAHTREDTYPANTEMDALIESAKSQAGRVIELTPGVPEEALVILNSITKPSSLADFLAANLSLNAIEKQEILETFDVRDRLRKINRAIAHQIEILELSSKIQEQVKSEIDKTQREYYLQEQMRAIQKELGETDSRQVELDELRKAVAEAKMPEVVQKEADRELERLARTNQASPEYSGSVDYLRWLCELPWSKSSKDKLDLSQAQKILNQDHFGLDKVKKRILEYLSVRKLNPGGRGPILCLAGPPGVGKTSLGRSIARALGREFIRMSVGGVRDEADIRGHRRTYIGSLPGRIIQEIRKVGANNPVFMIDEVDKIGSDFRGDPSSALLEVLDPEQNHTFQDHYLGVPFDLSKVFFICTANYMEAVPPALKDRMEVIRIPGYTSHDKMFIAKKYLVPRQLEHAGITASQLKFSDDALELIIESYTAEAGVRNLDREIGGVCRGVAALIARSKKYPKLVKAKDISDFLGPIKYEPEVALRTSSPGVVTGLAWTPVGGEILFVEATSMPGKGAFQLTGQLGDVMKESVQAAFSVLRSNAEKYGIDSKHLTEIDIHVHVPAGAVPKDGPSAGIAMFTALVSLLTGRPCRSDVAMTGEITLRGLVLPIGGLKEKTLAAHRAGIKTIIIPLRNKKDLTEIPADFRKQIKFVCCKDVGEVLRAALEREPAKPRPKRPKGADSAGKRIRPRSGGRASTKPPQVAARQ; encoded by the coding sequence ATGAGCGTGGATAACGACGAACTGGATCGGCTGCTGAGCGACCCTGAATCGCAGTCAGATGCGATCAACGTGGCGATCGGCGCGGTTGCCGACGGCACGGCCGACTTGCCCGGCGCCGATCGACCGATCGAGATTCCCGAGCTCCTTCCCGTCTTGCCGATTCGAGACATGGTCGTCTTTCCGGGGACCATCGTTCCGCTGACCGTGGGGCGCGACAAGTCGCGTAAACTGATCGATGCGGTGATTACCGGGTCAAAGATTCTCGGCGTCGTTACCCAGCGTGACGCAACCAAAGAAGACCCGGGGATTGGCGATGTATACCGTGTCGGCACGGTCGTCACGATACTCAAGTTGATCAATGTCCCCGAGGGGCAGCAGTCCATCATTGTCCACGGCCTGCTTAGATTCGGCATTGAGGAATTCACCCAGACCGACCCCTACCTCATCGCCCGGGCACATACGAGGGAGGACACTTACCCAGCCAACACGGAGATGGACGCCCTGATCGAATCGGCGAAGTCCCAGGCTGGGCGGGTCATCGAACTGACGCCGGGCGTACCCGAAGAAGCCCTGGTCATACTGAACAGCATCACCAAGCCGAGCAGCCTGGCGGACTTTCTCGCGGCGAACCTATCTCTCAACGCGATCGAGAAGCAGGAGATCCTCGAGACATTTGACGTGCGCGACCGGCTGCGAAAGATTAATCGAGCGATTGCCCATCAGATCGAGATTCTCGAACTCTCATCGAAGATTCAGGAGCAAGTCAAAAGCGAGATCGACAAAACTCAGCGGGAGTACTACCTCCAGGAGCAGATGCGGGCCATCCAAAAGGAGCTTGGCGAGACTGACAGCCGCCAGGTGGAACTCGATGAGCTGCGCAAGGCCGTCGCCGAGGCCAAGATGCCGGAGGTGGTGCAGAAGGAGGCCGACCGGGAACTGGAACGGCTTGCGCGGACGAACCAGGCGTCGCCGGAGTACAGCGGCTCGGTGGATTATCTTCGCTGGCTCTGCGAACTTCCGTGGTCCAAGTCCTCCAAGGACAAGCTCGATCTCAGCCAGGCCCAGAAGATTCTGAATCAAGATCACTTCGGCCTGGACAAGGTCAAGAAGCGCATCCTCGAGTATCTCTCGGTGCGCAAGCTCAACCCTGGCGGGCGTGGGCCGATACTCTGTCTTGCCGGTCCGCCGGGGGTGGGTAAGACGTCGCTGGGCCGATCAATTGCCCGGGCATTGGGTCGAGAATTCATTCGCATGTCCGTCGGCGGGGTACGCGACGAGGCGGACATTCGCGGCCATCGCCGGACCTACATTGGCTCGCTGCCAGGCCGAATCATTCAGGAGATTCGTAAGGTCGGGGCGAACAATCCGGTGTTTATGATCGACGAGGTTGACAAGATCGGAAGCGACTTCCGGGGTGATCCTTCCTCGGCCCTGCTGGAAGTGCTCGACCCTGAACAGAACCACACATTTCAGGATCACTATCTCGGCGTGCCGTTCGACTTGTCCAAGGTGTTCTTCATTTGCACGGCCAACTACATGGAAGCTGTTCCGCCGGCGTTGAAGGACCGAATGGAGGTCATCCGGATTCCCGGCTACACGAGCCACGACAAAATGTTCATCGCCAAGAAATATCTCGTGCCGCGGCAACTCGAGCATGCGGGCATCACCGCGAGTCAGTTGAAGTTCTCAGACGACGCCCTGGAATTGATCATCGAGTCCTACACGGCCGAGGCAGGCGTTCGCAATCTGGACCGCGAGATCGGCGGCGTGTGCCGCGGAGTGGCGGCGCTGATTGCCCGATCCAAAAAGTACCCGAAGCTCGTCAAGGCGAAAGACATTTCCGACTTCCTCGGCCCCATCAAGTACGAACCGGAAGTTGCCCTGAGGACGAGCTCCCCCGGCGTCGTCACCGGCCTTGCCTGGACGCCGGTCGGCGGCGAAATCCTTTTTGTCGAAGCCACGAGTATGCCCGGTAAGGGGGCTTTTCAGCTCACGGGACAACTCGGCGATGTGATGAAGGAGAGCGTGCAGGCGGCCTTCAGCGTCCTGCGATCCAACGCCGAGAAATACGGCATCGACAGCAAACACCTCACCGAGATAGACATACACGTCCACGTGCCGGCTGGGGCGGTCCCGAAGGATGGCCCCTCCGCGGGCATCGCCATGTTCACGGCCTTGGTATCGCTTTTGACCGGCCGCCCCTGCCGAAGCGACGTGGCCATGACCGGCGAAATTACGCTTCGCGGGCTGGTTTTGCCGATCGGAGGGCTCAAGGAAAAGACCCTTGCCGCGCACCGCGCCGGAATCAAGACCATCATCATACCTCTCCGAAACAAGAAGGACCTCACGGAGATTCCCGCCGACTTCCGCAAGCAGATCAAGTTTGTCTGCTGTAAGGACGTGGGAGAGGTCTTGCGGGCCGCGCTTGAGCGCGAACCGGCCAAGCCCAGGCCCAAGCGTCCGAAGGGTGCGGACAGTGCCGGCAAGCGCATTCGTCCTCGCTCAGGTGGGCGGGCCTCCACCAAGCCCCCCCAAGTTGCCGCACGGCAGTGA
- the aroC gene encoding chorismate synthase, which yields MTQLDYRTAGESHGQALIVLVEGLPAGITIDEPAVNNALRRRQGGFGRGGRMKIEHDTINILSGVRSGVSIASPLAMQIANKDWRIDQAPPIHRPRPGHADFAGSMKWLTTDCRATLERASARETASRVAAGAVAALLLKEFGIELAGFVAQIGAVRASVGVNLTVAELRSTRDASEVYCPDAAASAAMIDAIKKAKADKDTLGGIVEVRAFGLPPGLGSCARWQDKLDGRIIGAVGAIQAFKGVEIGLGFGCAERPGSQVHDEMDYDAAQRQSPNLGFVRRSNNAGGLEGGMTNGMPLIVRGVMKPISTLLKGLDSVNLESLTAERSDYERSDICAVPAASVVAENVVAFEIARAFLDKFAGDTLAEVKAAYEFYLAAARRLASSGK from the coding sequence ATGACTCAACTTGATTATCGCACTGCGGGCGAATCACATGGGCAGGCGCTGATCGTCCTCGTCGAGGGACTACCGGCTGGAATCACAATCGACGAGCCGGCCGTGAACAACGCCCTACGCCGTCGGCAGGGCGGATTCGGCCGCGGCGGACGGATGAAGATTGAGCACGACACGATCAACATCCTTTCCGGCGTGCGAAGTGGTGTAAGCATCGCCTCTCCTTTGGCCATGCAAATCGCCAACAAGGATTGGCGAATCGATCAGGCCCCGCCCATTCACCGGCCACGACCCGGACATGCAGACTTCGCCGGATCGATGAAGTGGCTGACCACCGATTGCCGGGCGACGCTGGAACGGGCAAGTGCCCGAGAAACGGCCTCGCGCGTGGCGGCAGGGGCTGTCGCCGCACTGCTTCTCAAAGAGTTCGGCATCGAATTGGCGGGATTCGTTGCCCAGATCGGCGCCGTACGAGCCTCAGTCGGCGTCAATTTGACCGTCGCGGAACTGCGATCCACTCGAGACGCGAGCGAGGTGTACTGCCCGGATGCCGCAGCGTCCGCCGCGATGATCGACGCGATCAAAAAAGCCAAGGCCGACAAGGATACACTTGGTGGTATCGTCGAGGTCCGGGCATTCGGCCTGCCGCCCGGGCTGGGAAGCTGCGCTCGATGGCAGGACAAACTTGATGGGCGCATCATAGGTGCAGTGGGGGCCATTCAGGCATTCAAGGGCGTTGAAATCGGCCTTGGCTTCGGCTGTGCGGAGCGGCCGGGCAGCCAGGTGCACGATGAGATGGACTACGACGCCGCCCAGAGACAGTCGCCGAATCTCGGCTTTGTTCGGCGATCCAACAACGCCGGTGGTCTGGAGGGCGGCATGACCAACGGAATGCCGCTCATCGTGCGTGGAGTGATGAAGCCGATCAGCACGCTGCTCAAAGGGCTGGATAGCGTGAATCTGGAGTCACTCACGGCCGAACGAAGCGACTACGAGCGCAGCGACATCTGTGCCGTTCCCGCCGCCAGTGTTGTCGCGGAAAACGTGGTGGCCTTCGAAATCGCCCGGGCATTCCTGGACAAGTTTGCCGGTGACACCCTTGCAGAAGTGAAGGCCGCGTACGAGTTCTACCTCGCCGCTGCGCGCCGCTTAGCCAGTAGCGGAAAGTAA
- a CDS encoding AAA family ATPase, translated as MGLPSQDAPAAKFVPIPPRNFKEAGLDPGIVEALILKYIASIGSATGATISADLCLPAESVVQMLASLKQQQIVVYVGAATMGDFNYTLTDTGRDRARRFQLESLYVGPAPVPLDQYIASVKAQTITTMTPRYEELKQAFRDLLISEEMFQILGPAINSGRGMFLYGYPGNGKTSIAERITRCFGDEIYIPRCLIVDGLVIKVFDAANHEEIAVNRDSILKKDKFDPRWVKIKRPTIVVGGELTMESLEVQYNATSKTCEAPTQLKSNGGTLVIDDFGRQRMKPIELLNRWIVPLEKRYDYLALPNGKKVQVPFDQLIIFSTNLEPKDLCDDAFLRRIPYKINVPDPTEEQFRKLFDFVAPAMGFEMNAESKAAIDYLVATHYIDKRPFRCCQPRDLMLQVRNRCLYLGQERRLSPELFDYAASVYFTIM; from the coding sequence CTGGGCTTGCCTTCCCAAGATGCACCGGCAGCGAAGTTCGTCCCGATTCCTCCGAGGAACTTCAAGGAGGCCGGCCTGGATCCCGGAATCGTCGAGGCCCTCATTCTTAAGTACATCGCCTCGATTGGATCAGCGACCGGTGCAACAATCTCGGCCGATCTCTGCCTTCCGGCGGAGTCGGTCGTCCAGATGCTGGCTTCGCTCAAGCAGCAGCAGATCGTCGTTTACGTCGGCGCTGCGACCATGGGCGACTTCAACTACACGCTGACCGACACCGGACGGGACCGGGCACGGCGATTCCAACTCGAATCGCTCTATGTAGGCCCCGCACCGGTTCCGCTCGATCAATACATCGCGAGTGTCAAAGCTCAGACCATTACGACCATGACGCCGCGTTACGAGGAACTGAAGCAGGCGTTTCGCGATCTGCTTATTTCCGAGGAGATGTTTCAGATACTTGGTCCGGCGATCAACTCCGGCCGCGGTATGTTTCTCTATGGATACCCGGGGAATGGAAAGACCAGTATTGCCGAGCGCATCACGCGATGCTTCGGCGATGAAATCTACATTCCGCGGTGCCTCATCGTGGACGGGCTGGTGATCAAGGTCTTCGATGCCGCCAACCACGAGGAGATTGCAGTCAACCGGGACAGCATCCTGAAGAAGGACAAGTTCGACCCTCGCTGGGTCAAGATCAAGCGACCGACCATCGTGGTTGGTGGTGAATTGACCATGGAGTCGCTCGAAGTTCAGTACAACGCCACCAGCAAGACCTGCGAGGCGCCGACGCAGCTCAAGAGCAACGGCGGCACGCTGGTGATCGACGACTTCGGCCGCCAGCGCATGAAGCCGATCGAGCTGCTTAACCGATGGATCGTCCCGCTCGAAAAGCGATATGACTACCTGGCCCTTCCGAACGGCAAGAAGGTGCAGGTCCCGTTCGATCAGCTCATTATTTTCTCGACGAATCTTGAGCCCAAGGACCTTTGTGACGACGCGTTTCTTCGCCGAATTCCCTACAAGATCAACGTGCCGGACCCGACGGAAGAGCAATTCAGAAAGCTGTTCGATTTTGTCGCTCCGGCAATGGGCTTTGAGATGAACGCAGAGTCCAAGGCGGCGATCGACTACCTGGTGGCGACGCACTACATCGACAAGCGGCCCTTCCGATGCTGCCAGCCGCGCGATCTGATGTTGCAGGTGCGAAACCGCTGCCTTTATCTGGGTCAGGAACGAAGGCTCTCGCCGGAGCTTTTCGACTACGCGGCCAGCGTCTATTTCACCATCATGTAA
- a CDS encoding sugar ABC transporter permease — translation MSHLPQLEASRSARFAAPWMTGVMLLYAVPMLVLAVVSCTRWDGRSLSTMQWVGAENFKRLLTDPGLRKAVLNSVTYTAMNVPAQLLAGLILALVIRRSRQVGLWATIYYLPHVLGGVATILVWWWLLNPQIGPINSWLEALHDIVDRAARALGGSGLGAWSPPPWLYDPGWAKPSLVLMNVWQCGGGMLIILAALMRTDPAIEEAAMVDGAGRFSRFMSITLPQVSPALLFNTLTGVIFSMQSFSEPMLLSNFQQQESLLFYSLYLYQCAFERGQFGYAAAMAWALLGLLIAFTVSTVLLTRRWVQHEMESV, via the coding sequence ATGTCTCACCTGCCGCAATTAGAAGCGTCTCGCTCGGCTCGATTTGCCGCGCCGTGGATGACGGGGGTGATGCTCCTTTATGCGGTGCCGATGCTGGTGCTCGCCGTTGTAAGCTGCACGCGATGGGATGGACGGTCGCTTTCGACGATGCAATGGGTCGGGGCTGAGAATTTTAAGCGGCTGTTGACCGATCCTGGTCTTCGCAAGGCTGTCTTAAACAGTGTGACGTATACGGCGATGAACGTGCCGGCTCAGCTCTTGGCCGGACTCATTTTGGCCCTGGTCATACGTCGATCAAGGCAAGTCGGTCTCTGGGCGACGATTTACTATCTGCCGCACGTTCTGGGCGGCGTCGCGACGATCCTTGTCTGGTGGTGGCTGCTCAATCCGCAGATCGGCCCGATCAATTCGTGGCTTGAGGCGCTCCACGACATTGTTGACCGCGCTGCTCGCGCGCTGGGCGGGAGCGGACTGGGCGCCTGGTCGCCTCCTCCATGGCTTTACGATCCCGGATGGGCCAAGCCTTCACTGGTGCTGATGAATGTTTGGCAGTGCGGCGGCGGCATGTTGATCATCCTCGCCGCGCTCATGCGAACAGACCCGGCGATCGAGGAGGCGGCGATGGTGGATGGCGCCGGCCGTTTCAGTCGATTCATGAGCATCACGCTGCCGCAGGTTTCGCCGGCGCTGCTGTTCAATACGTTGACGGGGGTGATTTTCTCCATGCAGAGCTTCAGCGAGCCCATGCTGCTGAGTAACTTTCAGCAGCAGGAGAGCCTGCTTTTCTATTCACTCTATCTCTATCAGTGCGCATTTGAGCGGGGTCAGTTCGGATATGCGGCGGCGATGGCCTGGGCACTTCTGGGATTGCTAATCGCCTTTACCGTCTCCACCGTCTTGCTCACGCGGCGATGGGTGCAGCACGAAATGGAATCGGTGTAG
- a CDS encoding Hsp20/alpha crystallin family protein, whose product MTQSTSDSSHFGRLIIRGSITAEELYSGQYIRYCPTDAWRPNLNIYESADSFLVCIDLAGMKVDGIHVDVQDKALVIRGERTAPMPPHGQKVSGVHLMEIDMGVFCRQVELPAAVNRDEISAQYREGLLWVTLPKRA is encoded by the coding sequence ATGACGCAGAGTACCAGCGACAGCAGCCACTTCGGTCGCCTCATTATTCGCGGGAGCATCACCGCTGAAGAGCTTTACAGCGGACAGTACATTCGTTACTGCCCCACCGACGCTTGGCGACCCAATCTCAACATTTACGAGTCAGCCGACTCGTTTCTTGTGTGTATTGATCTGGCGGGGATGAAAGTCGACGGCATCCACGTTGACGTACAGGACAAGGCCCTCGTTATCCGTGGAGAACGTACTGCACCCATGCCGCCTCACGGCCAGAAGGTCAGCGGCGTTCACCTGATGGAAATCGACATGGGCGTATTCTGTCGCCAGGTCGAGCTTCCCGCCGCGGTGAATCGGGACGAGATTAGCGCCCAATACCGTGAAGGACTGCTGTGGGTGACGCTTCCCAAGAGGGCGTGA